One Desulfovibrio fairfieldensis genomic window carries:
- the hydG gene encoding [FeFe] hydrogenase H-cluster radical SAM maturase HydG — protein MPTDTLPPWLDTQAIEKALSRESAPDSAELRDILDKSLALESLGIQEAVALMRVSDAEHLALLLHTADQVKQKVYGDRIVLSAPLHISNYCGSECLYCANRRGNTAVERKYMTPPEMREAGRKLIRQGHKRVFLVSGQLPNADVEYLEEAVSVLYTAFDGVGEIRRVNINVGPLKAEEYALLQAADVGTVLIYQDTYHEASYRAAHVSGPKSDYLARLHAPDTAFQAGVGDVGLGLLLGLGPWRYDLLAVMLHAAHLTRVYDAGSRTVSMHRLRPTPGGRFKTPYPLSDGEYLRCVAITRLAVPYTGIVLTTKEPAGLWRDGCNAGCSQLLTGSVANPYESWVEAPGEKTPFPIGEDCHVDEVVRFLLEEARHLPSFCTACPRLGRSGHEFLSMVQECGMKSQCGPNSMASFMEFLLNYATPYTRRMGEKLISEKLDGLPEHERGAAERLLQKVRSGRMDEFI, from the coding sequence AAGCGATTGAAAAAGCCCTGAGCCGAGAAAGCGCGCCGGACAGCGCCGAGCTGCGGGATATCCTGGATAAATCGCTGGCCCTGGAGTCCCTGGGCATCCAGGAAGCCGTCGCCCTGATGCGGGTCAGCGACGCCGAACATCTGGCGCTGCTGCTGCACACGGCGGATCAGGTCAAACAGAAAGTCTACGGCGACCGCATTGTGCTTTCCGCGCCGCTGCACATTTCCAACTACTGCGGCAGCGAGTGTCTCTATTGCGCCAACCGCCGCGGCAATACGGCGGTGGAGCGCAAATATATGACCCCGCCGGAAATGCGCGAGGCCGGACGCAAGCTGATCCGCCAGGGACACAAGCGGGTTTTTCTGGTCAGCGGCCAGCTGCCCAATGCGGACGTTGAATATCTTGAGGAAGCCGTCAGCGTGCTGTACACCGCCTTTGACGGCGTGGGCGAGATCCGCCGGGTCAACATCAATGTGGGCCCGCTGAAGGCTGAGGAGTATGCCCTCCTGCAGGCCGCGGACGTGGGCACGGTGCTGATTTATCAGGACACCTACCATGAGGCGAGTTATCGCGCCGCGCATGTGAGCGGCCCCAAGAGCGATTACCTGGCCCGCCTGCACGCCCCGGACACGGCTTTTCAGGCCGGGGTAGGGGATGTCGGCCTGGGACTGTTGCTGGGCCTGGGGCCCTGGCGGTACGACCTGCTGGCCGTCATGCTGCACGCCGCGCATCTCACGCGGGTCTATGACGCGGGCAGCCGCACCGTGAGCATGCACCGCCTGCGCCCCACGCCCGGCGGCCGGTTCAAGACGCCCTATCCGCTCAGCGACGGGGAATATCTGCGTTGCGTGGCCATCACCCGTCTGGCCGTGCCGTATACCGGCATCGTGCTGACTACCAAGGAGCCCGCCGGGCTCTGGCGCGACGGCTGCAACGCGGGCTGCTCGCAACTGCTCACCGGCAGCGTGGCCAACCCGTATGAGAGCTGGGTTGAAGCGCCGGGCGAAAAAACGCCCTTTCCCATCGGCGAGGATTGCCATGTGGACGAGGTGGTGCGCTTCCTGCTGGAAGAGGCCCGGCACCTGCCTTCTTTCTGTACGGCCTGTCCGCGTCTGGGCCGCAGCGGCCATGAATTCCTCTCCATGGTGCAGGAATGCGGCATGAAGAGCCAGTGCGGGCCCAATTCCATGGCCTCGTTCATGGAGTTCCTGCTCAATTACGCCACGCCCTATACCCGCCGGATGGGGGAAAAGCTGATTTCCGAAAAGCTGGACGGCCTGCCGGAGCATGAGCGCGGCGCTGCGGAACGCCTGTTGCAGAAGGTCAGGTCCGGGCGCATGGACGAGTTTATTTAG